The genomic window ATCATGGTGGTGGTACACCAATGGCCATGCGGGGCGTGATCGTAAGCCCGCTCATTTTTCGGCGAGCGTCCGTACAGCCGAGTCATATTGGTCTTGGCTCCAGCCTCATCAATAAAGACCAACCGAGCAATGTCAAGTTGCCCTTGCATGGCCATCCACTCAGCCCGTGCGAGTTTCACGTCTTCGCGCCCTTGCTCGCTGGCGTGAAGCGTTTTTTTTAAAGCTCATCCCCATGTCCTTGAGTACATAGTGAATGGCAGGCAGCGTGCAATCGAGCTCCAGTTGCTCTCGGATCTCCCACAACGTGATATCAGGTTGCCGATCAATCAGCGTTTTCATCTGCTTCCGGTGCTCTTGGGTGAAGTAGGGTTTTCTTCCTGAATGGCTGTGAAGCGGGGCGATATCGCCGGTTCGCTTCCGTTGCGAGAGGAGCTTCTTTACCATACCAAGCGATACCTTGTATCGGTCAGCAATGTCCTGCCGGGTTCCTTCTCCGGCATCGTAGGTGGCCAGAATTCTCTGGCGTAGATCCAGTGATAGAGTGCTCATGCAAAGAACTCTACACAATGACTCATCTAATGGCTATAGAATTATTTAAAATGCTCTATATGTTAAAAACGGTGGCCATGGCTTGTGCCTTTGGAGGGGCAGACGCTGTCTGGCCGGGCGCACGGCGTGCGCCCCTCCAGTTGAGCGGTCGCAGTCTGGTTTTCTGCATTATTGCGGTATTGGGTTTTCTCGGCAGCCCCAGCAGGGCTTCGGCGGAGATGGTCGACCACGTGGTGCTGGGGAATCCGGCTTCGGAGATGGCGCATGGAATGGAGGCGGAGCTGAGCGAGGTATTCGACGGTGCGCTGGGGCTGAAGGCGCGGCGGTTGCTGGCCAAGGGCGAGTGGCGCGGCGGCAGGTTTACGGTGACGATGAAGGTCGATCCGGAAAAGCCCAACTATTTCACGGCCAAGTTCTGGGGTGGGGATACCTGCAGCGAAGATCAATATGAATCGCGCCTTTGTCTCTATGTGAATGGTAAGCAGCTGGGTACGCGCCATCTGGGTACCATCGATATGCTGGATATCATGAAATACGATCTGGCGCGCTATCCGGGTCGTTTCCTTTACACCACCCGGCCGCTGCCCATCCACATGACCCAGGGCAAGACCGAGATCGAGCTTACGGTCGAGGGGCAGGGGGGGATCAACGGCTATGCGGCCAAGATCGCGGATTACCAGAAAATGATGAAGGAGCCGTCGCGTGGGATCTACCGCGCCTATGTTCATACGAATCCCTGTTTCGAACCCGTTGAAGGTGAAATCCAGGGGGCACCTCCGGCGAATATTCCTGTGCGCCAGGCGCCGGGCGCCGAGGTGATTGAAAAGCTGAAGAAGGAGCTGAACGACCGCTCGGATGGCGAAATGGCGCGGGGTGGCAAAAAGCATGAGTACAATATCCAGTATCTTGGCCATGCCTACAACACGCCGTGGAACACCGCCTATAAAAATAGGAAGGCGCTGGAACGGATGGTGGAAGCCATCGATGCCCACTATCTGGAGTTCCGCGAGAAGGACGGAAAGATTGAAGGGGTGCGTTGGATCTTTAAAGGGCCCATCGGCGATGCGATCCGATTGACGCATAAAGACCTGGAACCCTGGCTGGATGAAGACGTGCCGGGAACCAGCACGCCGCGCAGAAAGGCCTGGGCAGAGATGATGGTTGCCTCGCGGAACCATAACTGTTCGGCAACGGGCGAGGGCCGCCGCGCCTATACCAACCAGTGCATGATCAAGGACCAGAATACCTACTACTGTAATCTGGCAGTCCGGCTGATCTATCCCTCGAAGGCCTGGCCGGAAGAGATCGCGCGGTTGATGCTGTACGAAGCCATGGGGCTGGAACCGTTCAGCGGTAGCTGGGACGAAAATGCGCGGCCGGACTGGAGTCAGGGAAAAAACAAGATGTTGCTCACGGAGGCGGGGCTGACGAAGGAGCTTGGGTATGTGGGCGCATACGGCGAAATTATTTCGGATTCCGGTTTCGCGATTTATGAAGCAACCAAATCCTCGCCGGAGGGCGCAGACGAGCGTCTCAGGGAACAGCTGATCAAAATGATCCGGGCCCGCGCGCCGTTCCGTTATCCGCTGGTGGATAAGGACGGGTATCGCAGCATGAACCAGGAGGCGCTCATCGGCTGGCGCGACTGGAAATATCCGGGCAACGTGATCTACGACCAAACCAACGGTCGCGACGGCGGTGCCTTCGAGGTTGCGGTCTCCACCGGGGACAAGGTGCTGTTGGGTTATGGCCAGCAAATGCTGGAGGATAACCAATACTTTGCGGCGGTGAAGGAGCGGATGGAGAGCCGGCACACCAATTCCAAGACCTATTTGCTGAATGTGCCGGAGCTGTATGAATATGTTGCTTCGCTTCCGGAACAGCCCTATCGCCTGCCGATGACGGACGGCCAACCCGACTTTGTGTTTGCCGATCCGGGCGACGGGGTGCTGGCGTTCAAGGATCGGGGAACTTTCTTTTATGCCTCGCTCTACTGGCGAGCGCGCCACTCCGTCAACAACCTGGCGCGGGTGCACTATATGACGCCATATATCGAACGCGATGCCATCGTGAATATTGAAACGGTTTTCGAGGACAGCGGCGAAGTCTACACCTTCCCCGAGCGCACCAACATGGAATTCAGCCGCGGCCGGGAAGAGCGCTGGTATACAAACCAAGGCATATACCAAGCCATGGCCGGGGTTAAGGAACCGATTGCCAAGGTGACGGGCGACGATTCCTATGAGGTCGGCCAGGAACATATCCTGGCCGGCAAGGGGCAGCTCTACACCATGAACTACGATCCCTATTTCATCGCGATGAACTGCGACGCTTCCCAGACCTTCCGCGTTGAGATTCCGGCGGAATTTGTCGGGGCGAAGGAACTCGTTTCCGGCCAGGTGGCCACCGGCCGGAGCGCGAACCTGAAACCAG from Pontiella desulfatans includes these protein-coding regions:
- a CDS encoding IS630 transposase-related protein, with product MSTLSLDLRQRILATYDAGEGTRQDIADRYKVSLGMVKKLLSQRKRTGDIAPLHSHSGRKPYFTQEHRKQMKTLIDRQPDITLWEIREQLELDCTLPAIHYVLKDMGMSFKKNASRQRARARRRETRTG